Proteins from a single region of Chanodichthys erythropterus isolate Z2021 chromosome 13, ASM2448905v1, whole genome shotgun sequence:
- the coq4 gene encoding ubiquinone biosynthesis protein COQ4 homolog, mitochondrial isoform X1, translating into MERKSPKLLPAFFKMKYLLLCSAEEMHTVLTGQQYTSSDSKQYDGRLYPSHIPTSSVQKAILAVGSGVAALKNPYRHDMVAVLGETTGHQALIKLRNRMKNDSEGCTILVERPRIRLSTLDLTQMSALPDGTLGREYLRFLEKNRVTPDSRADVKFVDNEELAYVMQRYREVHDLLHTLLGMPTNMLGEVAVKWFEAAQTGLPMCVLGATLGPLRLSVSHLQLLVQSLGPWALRSGSRARCVLSIFYERRWEQNLDELRHQLNIEPPPLNLIPSSKNTSSNSYVLI; encoded by the exons ATGGAG AGGAAGTCACCCAAACTTTtaccagcattcttcaaaatgaaatatcttcttttgtgttctgcagaggaaatgcatacag TACTCACCGGACAGCAGTACACAAGCTCAGACTCAAAGCAGTACGATGGAAGGTTGTATCCAAGCCACATCCCAACAAGCTCTGTCCAAAAGGCTATTTTGGCTGTAGGTTCTGGAGTGGCTGCCCTAAAGAATCCCTACAGACATG ATATGGTTGCTGTGCTCGGGGAAACCACAGGGCACCAGGCCCTGATCAAGTTAAGAAATCGGATGAAAAATGACTCTGAAGGTTGCACTATTCTTGT AGAGCGTCCAAGGATCCGCTTATCTACATTAGACCTCACACAAATGTCAGCTTTGCCAGATGGGACTTTAGGAAGAGAGTATCTCcgttttttagaaaaaaat AGAGTCACCCCTGACTCCAGGGCTGATGTGAAGTTTGTTGACAATGAAGAGCTAGCGTATGTCATGCAACGATATCGTGAAGTCCACGACCTGTTGCATACCTTGCTTGGTATGCCCACCAATATGCTTG GTGAGGTTGCTGTGAAATGGTTTGAAGCTGCACAGACTGGCCTGCCCATGTGTGTTCTTGGGGCAACGCTTGGACCCCTCCGATTGTCTGTCAG TCATCTACAGTTGCTGGTTCAGTCTCTGGGACCTTGGGCTCTGCGCAGTGGCAGTCGTGCCCGATGTGTTCTGAGCATCTTTTATGAACGGCGCTGGGAGCAGAACCTCGATGAACTCAGACACCAGCTGAACATTGAGCCACCCCCTCTCAATCTGATCCCATCCAGCAAGAATACTTCTTCAAACTCATA TGTCTTAATCTGA
- the coq4 gene encoding ubiquinone biosynthesis protein COQ4 homolog, mitochondrial isoform X3, whose amino-acid sequence MERKSPKLLPAFFKMKYLLLCSAEEMHTVLTGQQYTSSDSKQYDGRLYPSHIPTSSVQKAILAVGSGVAALKNPYRHDMVAVLGETTGHQALIKLRNRMKNDSEGCTILVERPRIRLSTLDLTQMSALPDGTLGREYLRFLEKNRVTPDSRADVKFVDNEELAYVMQRYREVHDLLHTLLGMPTNMLGEVAVKWFEAAQTGLPMCVLGATLGPLRLSVSHLQLLVQSLGPWALRSGSRARCVLSIFYERRWEQNLDELRHQLNIEPPPLNLIPSSKNTSSNS is encoded by the exons ATGGAG AGGAAGTCACCCAAACTTTtaccagcattcttcaaaatgaaatatcttcttttgtgttctgcagaggaaatgcatacag TACTCACCGGACAGCAGTACACAAGCTCAGACTCAAAGCAGTACGATGGAAGGTTGTATCCAAGCCACATCCCAACAAGCTCTGTCCAAAAGGCTATTTTGGCTGTAGGTTCTGGAGTGGCTGCCCTAAAGAATCCCTACAGACATG ATATGGTTGCTGTGCTCGGGGAAACCACAGGGCACCAGGCCCTGATCAAGTTAAGAAATCGGATGAAAAATGACTCTGAAGGTTGCACTATTCTTGT AGAGCGTCCAAGGATCCGCTTATCTACATTAGACCTCACACAAATGTCAGCTTTGCCAGATGGGACTTTAGGAAGAGAGTATCTCcgttttttagaaaaaaat AGAGTCACCCCTGACTCCAGGGCTGATGTGAAGTTTGTTGACAATGAAGAGCTAGCGTATGTCATGCAACGATATCGTGAAGTCCACGACCTGTTGCATACCTTGCTTGGTATGCCCACCAATATGCTTG GTGAGGTTGCTGTGAAATGGTTTGAAGCTGCACAGACTGGCCTGCCCATGTGTGTTCTTGGGGCAACGCTTGGACCCCTCCGATTGTCTGTCAG TCATCTACAGTTGCTGGTTCAGTCTCTGGGACCTTGGGCTCTGCGCAGTGGCAGTCGTGCCCGATGTGTTCTGAGCATCTTTTATGAACGGCGCTGGGAGCAGAACCTCGATGAACTCAGACACCAGCTGAACATTGAGCCACCCCCTCTCAATCTGATCCCATCCAGCAAGAATACTTCTTCAAACTCATA G
- the coq4 gene encoding ubiquinone biosynthesis protein COQ4 homolog, mitochondrial isoform X2, with translation MRDLPGSFLSILKTFRGYYCRRSYGVLTGQQYTSSDSKQYDGRLYPSHIPTSSVQKAILAVGSGVAALKNPYRHDMVAVLGETTGHQALIKLRNRMKNDSEGCTILVERPRIRLSTLDLTQMSALPDGTLGREYLRFLEKNRVTPDSRADVKFVDNEELAYVMQRYREVHDLLHTLLGMPTNMLGEVAVKWFEAAQTGLPMCVLGATLGPLRLSVSHLQLLVQSLGPWALRSGSRARCVLSIFYERRWEQNLDELRHQLNIEPPPLNLIPSSKNTSSNSYVLI, from the exons ATGCGTGATCTCCCGGGTTCTTTCCTTAGTATTTTAAAAACCTTTCGAGGATACTATTGTCGACGTTCATATGGAG TACTCACCGGACAGCAGTACACAAGCTCAGACTCAAAGCAGTACGATGGAAGGTTGTATCCAAGCCACATCCCAACAAGCTCTGTCCAAAAGGCTATTTTGGCTGTAGGTTCTGGAGTGGCTGCCCTAAAGAATCCCTACAGACATG ATATGGTTGCTGTGCTCGGGGAAACCACAGGGCACCAGGCCCTGATCAAGTTAAGAAATCGGATGAAAAATGACTCTGAAGGTTGCACTATTCTTGT AGAGCGTCCAAGGATCCGCTTATCTACATTAGACCTCACACAAATGTCAGCTTTGCCAGATGGGACTTTAGGAAGAGAGTATCTCcgttttttagaaaaaaat AGAGTCACCCCTGACTCCAGGGCTGATGTGAAGTTTGTTGACAATGAAGAGCTAGCGTATGTCATGCAACGATATCGTGAAGTCCACGACCTGTTGCATACCTTGCTTGGTATGCCCACCAATATGCTTG GTGAGGTTGCTGTGAAATGGTTTGAAGCTGCACAGACTGGCCTGCCCATGTGTGTTCTTGGGGCAACGCTTGGACCCCTCCGATTGTCTGTCAG TCATCTACAGTTGCTGGTTCAGTCTCTGGGACCTTGGGCTCTGCGCAGTGGCAGTCGTGCCCGATGTGTTCTGAGCATCTTTTATGAACGGCGCTGGGAGCAGAACCTCGATGAACTCAGACACCAGCTGAACATTGAGCCACCCCCTCTCAATCTGATCCCATCCAGCAAGAATACTTCTTCAAACTCATA TGTCTTAATCTGA
- the bspry gene encoding B box and SPRY domain-containing protein: protein MSMEYRLCELATVSLHVNDPETDPGPADHPKHEDRINVCEGEELFLHTNVTANGESSTKPVRKFVETPVGSVTDSLSASEEAKLCPEHECELQLYCNTEGRLKCSQCVLDGACRGHTVTELVTRATVVRNQLVDVCEKMQLQALRIERFIDRTLTAREKAVQTDANIARERVLAQVKVVREALEEEEQRLLEAIQREEERVEQCLLTQRAHWAQTLEKLAHTRTSLVHSLTNSTDAMLVSSNEEINDRIEDAEGVGEPRDTEQLSLNRGCSDSKLMVGLWASALLLGPPAHSSTMLHFENQTVSPLLSLSNDQRTLTFLPKRQRQFPPNDPARFDSWPNALCSPPMSSGTQSWVLDVGTSAAFKVGVCYASIERKGSGNGARLGYNSKSWVLSHYDGDMSFCHAGCSVGIAVAKKLRRVGLLLDWSSQTLLFYDSESMSVLHVVRHAFSEPLLAACAVADQSISIVH from the exons ATGAGTATGGAATATAGACTTTGTGAACTGGCAACGGTTTCCTTGCACGTCAATGACCCGGAGACTGACCCTGGACCGGCCGACCATCCAAAACATGAAGATCGAATAAATGTATGTGAAGGCGAAGAGCTGTTTTTACACACCAATGTCACAGCAAACGGGGAATCGTCTACAAAACCTGTGCGCAAATTTGTGGAGACCCCTGTAGGCAGCGTTACAGACTCCTTATCGGCTTCAGAAGAAGCGAAACTGTGTCCAGAACATGAATGCGAACTACAGTTGTACTGTAATACAGAAGGAAGACTGAAATGCTCGCAATGTGTGTTGGATGGAGCTTGCCGGGGTCATACAGTGACAGAGCTGGTTACCCGGGCAACTGTAGTAAGG AATCAGTTGGTGGATGTCTGTGAAAAAATGCAGCTGCAAGCCCTGCGGATTGAACGATTCATTGACCGTACACTTACAGCAAGAGAGAAAGCTGTACAG ACAGATGCAAACATTGCGAGAGAACGAGTGTTGGCTCAGGTGAAAGTGGTGCGTGAGGCTCTCGAGGAGGAGGAGCAGCGTCTCCTAGAGGCCATACAAAGAGAAGAAGAGCGAGTGGAGCAGTGCCTCCTCACCCAGAGAGCACACTGGGCTCAAACTCTGGAGAAactcgcacacacacgcaccagCCTGGTGCACTCACTCACAAACTCGACGGATGCCATGCTTGTG AGCTCTAACGAGGAAATTAATGACAG GATTGAGGATGCGGAGGGTGTTGGTGAACCTAGAGACACAGAGCAACTGAGTTTGAACAGAGGCTGCAGTGACAGTAAACTGATGGTGGGTTTATGGGCCAGTGCATTGCTGCTTGGGCCACCTG CCCACAGTTCAACTATGCTACACTTTGAAAATCAAACGGTCAGTCCTCTTCTCTCCCTCTCCAACGATCAGCGCACCTTAACTTTCCTGCCCAAACGTCAGCGTCAGTTTCCCCCCAATGATCCGGCACGGTTTGACAGCTGGCCTAATGCCCTCTGCTCCCCTCCCATGTCCTCTGGTACTCAGAGCTGGGTACTTGACGTGGGCACGAGTGCCGCCTTCAAAGTGGGTGTATGCTATGCCAGCATAGAACGCAAGGGGTCCGGCAATGGTGCACGGCTGGGCTACAACTCAAAATCGTGGGTGCTCTCTCATTATGATGGAGACATGTCTTTCTGTCATGCTGGATGCAGTGTAGGTATTGCAGTGGCTAAGAAGCTCAGGAGAGTGGGACTGCTGTTGGATTGGTCCAGTCAGACCCTGCTGTTCTATGATTCTGAATCTATGTCTGTGCTGCATGTAGTCAGACATGCTTTCAGCGAGCCACTGCTGGCTGCCTGTGCTGTGGCTGATCAAagcatctctatagtgcactga